In a genomic window of Scyliorhinus torazame isolate Kashiwa2021f chromosome 5, sScyTor2.1, whole genome shotgun sequence:
- the LOC140420667 gene encoding uncharacterized protein: MEKRWKCGDCGKGFRVPSELEVHRRIHTGERPFTCSVCERGFAQLSDLRKHQRVHTGERPFTCSQCEKGFTQLSTLLTHQRVHTGERPFTCSQCEKRFTTSSGLLAHKRVHTGERPFTCSQCQKGFTRLSVLQRHQRVHTGARRFTCSKCQKGFTQLSDLRTHQRVHIGERPFTCSQCEKGFTTSSGLLTHQRLHTGERPFTCSQCEKGFTTSSGLLTHQRVHTGERPFTCSQCEKGFTTSSGLLTHQRVHTGEKAFTCSQCEKGLTTSAGLLAHQRVHTGERPFTCSQCEKGFTTSSGLLTHQRVHTRERLFTCSQCEKGFTTSSGLLRHQRVHTGEKAFTCSQCEKGFTTSSNLLTHQRVHTGVRPFACSQCEKGFTTSWSLLGHQRVHTGERPFTCSQCEKGFIWLSNLRKHQRVHTGEKALTCS; encoded by the coding sequence atggagaaacggtggaaatgtggggactgtgggaagggattcagggtcccatctgagctggaagttcatcggcgcattcacactggggagaggccgttcacgtgctctgtgtgtgagaggggattcgctcagttatccgacctgcggaaacatcagcgagttcacactggggagaggccgttcacctgctctcagtgtgaaaagggattcactcagttatccaccctgctgacacaccagcgagttcacactggggagaggccgttcacctgctctcagtgtgagaagagattcactacttcatcgggaCTGCTGGCacataagcgagttcacactggggagaggccgttcacctgctctcagtgtcagaagggattcactcggttatccgtcctgcagagacatcagcgagttcacactggggcgaggcggttcacctgctctaagtgtcagaaaggattcactcagttatccgacctgcggacacaccagcgagttcacattggggagaggccgttcacctgctctcagtgtgagaagggattcactacttcatccggcctgctgacacaccagcgacttcacactggggagaggccgttcacctgctctcagtgtgagaagggattcactacttcatccggcctgctgacacaccagcgagttcacactggggagaggccattcacctgctctcagtgtgagaagggattcactacttcatccggcctgctgacacaccagcgagttcacactggggagaaggcgttcacctgctctcagtgtgagaagggattaacTACTTCAGCGGgactgctggcacaccagcgagttcacactggggagaggccgttcacctgctctcagtgtgagaagggattcactacttcatctggcctgctgacacaccagcgagttcacactagggagaggctgttcacctgctctcagtgtgagaagggattcactacttcatccggcctgctgagacaccagcgagttcacactggggagaaggcgttcacctgctctcagtgtgagaagggattcactacttcatcgaacctgctgacacaccagcgtgttcacactggggtgaggccgttcgcctgctctcagtgtgagaagggattcactacttcatggaGCCTGCtgggacaccagcgggttcacactggggagaggccgttcacctgttctcagtgtgagaagggattcatttggttatccaacctgcggaaacaccagcgagttcacacaggggagaaggcgttaacctgctcttag